From Echinicola jeungdonensis, the proteins below share one genomic window:
- a CDS encoding anthranilate synthase component I family protein, with protein sequence MDTVQNFKIKTRYKKLLADTITPVSIYLQIRDKFKNPILLESSDYHGQDNSFSYICFNPLATFSFNSGKIKENLPLDQSQSYTLSPNDKLVDALRGFSGRFKEEKNDFKFITNGLFGYMQYDAVAYFEDIKLENTKESDVPQVLYSVYKNVIVVDHFKNELYIFEHHVDGQEEGSSIDQIETLLNNKNIPSYQFKLVGEETSNYTDNEFLDIIRQGREHCFRGDVFQIVLSRCYTTGFKGDEFNVYRALRSVNPSPYLFYFDYGSYKVFGSSPEAQIVVKNKKATIYPIAGTFKRTGNDQADADLARKLYDDPKENSEHVMLVDLARNDLSRSSEKVEVEVFKEIQYYSHVIHLVSKVTGILPESANPLQLVADTFPAGTLSGAPKYSAMEIIDKLENTSRKFYGGAIGFLGFDGDFNHAILIRSFVSENNHLRLQAGAGVVAKSSIESELQEVTNKLEALRVALKAAENV encoded by the coding sequence ATGGACACAGTGCAAAATTTTAAAATTAAAACCAGGTATAAAAAGCTTTTGGCTGATACCATTACACCGGTGAGTATCTACCTTCAGATTAGGGACAAATTTAAGAATCCCATTTTGTTGGAAAGTTCTGATTACCACGGGCAGGATAATAGCTTTTCCTATATTTGTTTTAATCCTTTGGCCACTTTTTCTTTTAATTCTGGCAAGATAAAGGAGAACCTGCCCCTTGACCAGTCACAATCCTACACGCTTTCTCCAAATGACAAGTTAGTTGATGCTTTAAGGGGATTTTCAGGCCGATTCAAAGAGGAGAAAAATGATTTTAAGTTTATTACCAATGGTCTTTTCGGTTACATGCAATATGATGCAGTGGCCTATTTTGAGGATATCAAATTGGAAAACACCAAGGAATCTGATGTTCCCCAGGTGCTGTATTCTGTATATAAAAATGTAATAGTGGTGGACCATTTCAAAAATGAACTTTACATTTTTGAGCACCATGTGGATGGTCAGGAAGAGGGGAGCAGTATTGATCAAATTGAAACCCTCCTAAACAATAAAAATATCCCTAGTTACCAATTCAAATTGGTAGGAGAGGAAACTTCCAATTATACGGATAATGAGTTTTTGGATATTATTCGCCAAGGAAGGGAACATTGCTTTAGAGGGGATGTTTTCCAAATTGTGCTTTCCCGCTGTTATACCACTGGATTTAAAGGGGATGAATTCAATGTTTATAGGGCATTGCGTTCAGTCAATCCTTCGCCTTATTTGTTTTATTTTGACTATGGGTCTTACAAGGTGTTTGGAAGCTCCCCTGAAGCACAAATTGTTGTGAAAAACAAAAAGGCCACCATATATCCCATAGCTGGGACCTTTAAAAGAACTGGAAATGATCAAGCGGATGCAGATCTCGCCCGGAAATTATATGATGACCCCAAGGAAAATTCAGAGCATGTAATGTTGGTGGATTTGGCCAGAAATGATCTGAGCCGATCATCAGAAAAGGTAGAAGTAGAAGTGTTTAAGGAAATCCAGTATTATTCCCACGTCATCCACCTGGTGTCCAAGGTGACAGGAATATTACCGGAATCTGCCAACCCATTACAATTGGTGGCTGACACCTTCCCTGCAGGAACGCTTTCCGGTGCACCCAAATACAGTGCCATGGAGATTATTGATAAACTGGAAAATACTAGCAGAAAGTTCTATGGAGGAGCCATTGGATTCTTGGGATTTGACGGGGATTTCAACCATGCCATATTGATCCGTTCTTTTGTGTCTGAAAATAACCATCTCAGGCTTCAAGCTGGAGCAGGGGTGGTAGCCAAGTCCTCCATCGAAAGCGAACTCCAGGAAGTCACCAATAAACTTGAAGCCCTCAGGGTAGCCCTCAAGGCCGCGGAGAACGTTTAA
- a CDS encoding anthranilate synthase component II translates to MKILVLDNYDSFTYNLVYLIRDLGYGDQMDVFRNDKISVEAVAEYDKILLSPGPGVPAEAGIMPDLIKKYAKEKDILGVCLGHQAIGEAFGSGLNNLTEVVHGVASEVKVQDDLLFEGVPKKFKIGRYHSWVIDESTLSKELVITGKTPDGQIMAVRHESFKVRGVQFHPESILTEHGKQIMSNWIKG, encoded by the coding sequence ATGAAAATATTAGTTCTAGATAATTACGATTCTTTTACATACAACCTGGTTTACTTGATCAGGGACCTGGGGTATGGAGATCAAATGGACGTTTTCCGAAATGATAAAATTTCGGTGGAGGCTGTGGCTGAATATGATAAAATTTTGCTTTCTCCAGGGCCGGGAGTTCCTGCAGAAGCTGGGATCATGCCAGACCTAATCAAAAAATACGCCAAAGAAAAAGATATTTTGGGGGTTTGTTTGGGACATCAGGCCATAGGAGAGGCTTTCGGGAGTGGTCTGAATAACCTTACAGAAGTTGTTCATGGGGTTGCGTCTGAGGTTAAAGTTCAGGATGACTTATTATTTGAAGGTGTTCCCAAAAAATTCAAAATTGGCCGTTATCATAGTTGGGTAATAGATGAAAGTACACTTTCTAAGGAGTTGGTGATTACTGGAAAAACACCGGATGGTCAAATAATGGCCGTTAGACATGAATCCTTTAAAGTGAGAGGGGTTCAGTTTCACCCAGAAAGTATCCTGACTGAGCATGGGAAACAAATTATGTCAAATTGGATAAAGGGCTAA
- the trpD gene encoding anthranilate phosphoribosyltransferase, with product MKDILNHLIEHRTLSKSQAKEVLKKIATNQYNQSQIAAFMTVYMMRCITVEELAGFREAMLELCIPVEIAEYDAIDLCGTGGDGKDTFNISTLSSFIVAGAGQNVAKHGNNGVSSICGSSNLLAHFGYQFSNDMDEIKRGLDEAGICFLHAPLFHPAMKNVGPIRKELGVKTFFNMLGPMVNPSFPKKQLVGVFSLELARLYSYLYQNNNVKFSILHSLDGYDEISLTGEFKLISNQGERLVSPESIGLKEVKPDAIQGGATIEESAKVFQNILKGKGTEAQNSVVIANSAAALYTANQKLSFPEAIDKAEESLKSGKALKVFNKLVNPKTSISIA from the coding sequence ATGAAAGATATATTAAATCATCTTATCGAACACCGGACCTTGAGCAAGTCACAAGCCAAGGAGGTACTCAAAAAAATTGCCACCAACCAATACAACCAAAGTCAAATTGCTGCTTTTATGACTGTCTATATGATGAGGTGCATTACTGTGGAGGAGTTGGCGGGCTTTAGAGAGGCCATGTTAGAATTATGCATACCGGTAGAAATCGCCGAATATGATGCTATTGATCTTTGTGGAACCGGAGGAGATGGTAAAGATACTTTCAATATTTCGACACTATCTTCCTTTATTGTAGCAGGAGCAGGCCAAAACGTAGCCAAACATGGTAATAATGGGGTTTCATCTATTTGTGGGTCTTCTAATTTGTTAGCGCATTTTGGGTACCAGTTTTCCAATGACATGGATGAGATAAAGCGGGGATTGGATGAGGCTGGCATCTGTTTTTTGCATGCACCTTTGTTCCATCCAGCCATGAAAAATGTGGGGCCAATCCGGAAGGAATTGGGGGTAAAAACTTTTTTTAATATGTTAGGGCCCATGGTAAACCCCAGTTTCCCCAAAAAGCAATTGGTGGGGGTGTTTAGTTTGGAATTGGCCAGATTGTACAGTTACCTTTACCAGAATAACAATGTGAAATTCAGTATCTTGCACTCCCTTGATGGGTATGATGAAATATCTCTTACAGGAGAATTCAAATTGATTTCCAATCAAGGGGAAAGGTTGGTATCTCCAGAATCTATTGGACTTAAAGAGGTAAAACCTGATGCCATCCAAGGAGGTGCTACTATTGAAGAGTCGGCTAAAGTTTTCCAGAATATCCTCAAAGGAAAAGGTACAGAGGCCCAGAATTCAGTAGTTATTGCTAATTCTGCTGCGGCACTATATACAGCCAATCAAAAATTAAGTTTCCCAGAGGCCATTGACAAGGCAGAAGAGTCCCTAAAAAGTGGTAAAGCACTGAAAGTATTTAATAAGCTTGTCAATCCCAAAACATCAATTTCGATAGCATAA
- the trpC gene encoding indole-3-glycerol phosphate synthase TrpC, with translation MNILDKIIAHKKEEVAERKSLVPVKLLEKSIFYENRVVSMKKYVTRPDKTGIIAEFKRKSPSKGLINGTASVEKTSIGYMQAGASALSILTDKEFFGGSNDDLTTARKFNFCPILRKDFVIDEYQIIEAKSIGADCILLIAAALDPNRLEELAKFAHTLGLEVLMEVHDEEELERSLNSHLDLVGVNNRSLKSFEVSLETSLDLVNKIPSEFVKISESGISDPQTLVDLKRSGFDGFLIGENFMKSIRPHQAAYNFMSKYKELSPDFENLNQ, from the coding sequence ATGAATATATTAGACAAAATCATTGCCCATAAAAAAGAGGAAGTAGCTGAGAGGAAATCCCTAGTACCTGTGAAGTTACTTGAAAAGAGTATTTTCTATGAAAACAGGGTGGTGTCCATGAAAAAGTATGTGACCCGGCCTGATAAGACAGGGATCATTGCGGAATTTAAAAGAAAATCTCCTTCCAAAGGATTAATCAATGGAACAGCTTCTGTTGAAAAAACCAGCATTGGTTATATGCAAGCAGGAGCTTCTGCATTGTCGATTTTGACAGACAAGGAATTTTTCGGTGGATCCAATGATGATTTGACTACTGCCAGAAAATTTAATTTTTGTCCCATCCTGAGAAAGGATTTTGTGATTGATGAATATCAGATCATTGAAGCCAAATCCATCGGTGCAGATTGTATTCTATTGATTGCTGCGGCCTTGGACCCAAATAGGTTGGAAGAACTTGCCAAATTTGCGCATACTTTAGGCTTGGAAGTGCTGATGGAAGTTCATGATGAAGAAGAATTGGAACGATCTCTTAACTCCCATTTGGATTTGGTAGGAGTAAATAATAGGAGTTTAAAATCTTTTGAAGTTTCATTAGAGACTTCTTTGGATTTGGTGAATAAGATCCCTTCAGAATTTGTTAAAATTTCAGAAAGTGGCATTTCAGATCCCCAGACTTTAGTGGATTTGAAAAGGTCAGGTTTTGATGGATTCTTGATTGGAGAAAATTTCATGAAGTCCATCCGACCACACCAGGCGGCTTATAATTTTATGAGCAAATACAAGGAGTTAAGCCCTGATTTTGAAAACCTCAACCAATAA
- a CDS encoding phosphoribosylanthranilate isomerase — translation MQVKVCGMREPENIQTLIREVGPDLMGMIFYPKSSRYAGEKEGQEFSSFPVSKVGVFVNASLEEVLGTVNDYGLSFVQLHGDEDLKFVKKLHQQSAVKIIKVFRVEDQVNWKSLEPFEPYIEYFLFDTQTKMYGGSGRKFDWALLEQYPLKKQFLLSGGIDEDSASMIHALANKVPQLVGVDINSKFEESPGLKDIGKIRRFVEALREN, via the coding sequence ATGCAGGTAAAAGTCTGTGGCATGCGGGAACCTGAAAATATTCAAACATTGATCCGGGAAGTGGGGCCGGATTTAATGGGGATGATATTTTATCCAAAATCTTCCCGTTATGCCGGAGAAAAAGAAGGGCAGGAATTTTCTTCCTTTCCGGTTTCCAAAGTGGGAGTATTTGTCAATGCCAGTTTGGAAGAAGTATTGGGTACGGTTAATGATTATGGGCTTTCCTTTGTCCAGTTACATGGGGATGAGGATTTGAAATTTGTAAAAAAACTTCATCAGCAATCCGCAGTTAAAATCATCAAAGTATTTAGGGTCGAGGATCAAGTGAACTGGAAATCATTGGAACCATTCGAGCCATATATAGAATACTTTCTTTTTGATACCCAAACTAAAATGTATGGGGGATCAGGGAGGAAATTTGATTGGGCCCTGTTGGAGCAATACCCTCTTAAAAAGCAGTTTCTGCTCAGTGGCGGGATTGATGAAGATAGCGCTTCCATGATACATGCTTTGGCCAATAAGGTTCCCCAATTGGTGGGAGTAGATATCAATTCAAAATTTGAAGAATCTCCAGGTTTAAAGGATATCGGAAAAATCAGGCGGTTTGTAGAAGCATTAAGAGAAAATTGA
- the trpB gene encoding tryptophan synthase subunit beta produces the protein MKIEVDKKGFYGKFGGAYIPEMLQPNIEELRDNYEKIMESEEFKKEFHSLLQDYVGRPTPLYYAKRMSEKYGAKIYLKREDLCHTGAHKINNTIGQIILAKKLGKKRIIAETGAGQHGVATATVCALMGMDCTVYMGAVDMERQKPNVERMRILGAEVVPANSGSKTLKDATNEALRQWISNPVDTHYIIGSVVGPHPYPEMVARFQSVISEEIKKQLKEKEGKENPDLVIACVGGGSNAAGAFYHYYNEESVRLIAVEAAGLGISSGKSAATTILGKPGVLHGSKTLLMQTEDGQVVEPHSISAGLDYPGIGPVHAHLFDVGRGEFFAVKDEDAMKAGIELSRLEGIIPAIESAHALAAVKEVKFKSSDIIVLNLSGRGDKDLETYIKWGGY, from the coding sequence ATGAAAATTGAAGTTGATAAAAAAGGGTTTTATGGCAAATTTGGAGGGGCGTATATCCCGGAAATGCTACAACCCAATATAGAGGAACTCCGGGACAATTATGAAAAAATCATGGAGTCCGAGGAGTTCAAAAAAGAATTTCATTCCCTTTTACAGGATTATGTAGGCAGGCCTACTCCCTTGTATTATGCCAAGAGGATGTCTGAAAAGTATGGGGCAAAGATTTACCTGAAAAGAGAAGATTTATGCCACACGGGAGCCCATAAGATCAACAATACAATTGGTCAGATAATCCTAGCCAAAAAGCTGGGCAAAAAGCGCATCATTGCTGAAACGGGTGCAGGTCAACACGGGGTGGCTACAGCAACTGTTTGTGCATTAATGGGGATGGATTGCACCGTATATATGGGAGCCGTTGACATGGAACGGCAAAAACCCAATGTGGAGCGTATGCGCATTTTGGGTGCAGAGGTTGTTCCTGCCAATTCTGGTAGCAAAACCCTGAAGGATGCTACAAATGAAGCATTGAGACAGTGGATCAGCAACCCTGTAGATACTCATTATATAATCGGGTCGGTAGTTGGCCCTCATCCTTATCCTGAAATGGTTGCCCGTTTTCAATCGGTGATCAGTGAAGAGATCAAAAAGCAATTAAAAGAAAAAGAAGGGAAAGAAAATCCTGACTTGGTCATTGCCTGTGTAGGTGGAGGAAGTAATGCCGCAGGAGCGTTTTACCACTACTATAATGAGGAAAGTGTAAGGCTGATAGCTGTAGAAGCTGCTGGTTTGGGGATTTCTTCAGGGAAATCAGCTGCCACCACCATTTTGGGTAAACCGGGAGTACTTCATGGCAGCAAAACACTTTTGATGCAAACTGAGGATGGGCAGGTAGTAGAACCTCATTCCATTTCAGCAGGGCTTGATTATCCAGGCATTGGTCCGGTACATGCACATTTGTTTGATGTGGGAAGAGGAGAATTTTTTGCAGTGAAAGATGAAGATGCCATGAAAGCAGGGATAGAACTCAGCCGTTTGGAAGGGATAATTCCCGCCATAGAATCTGCCCATGCCTTGGCAGCAGTGAAGGAGGTGAAATTCAAATCATCGGATATAATTGTACTGAATCTTTCAGGTAGAGGAGACAAGGATTTGGAAACATATATCAAATGGGGAGGCTATTAA
- the trpA gene encoding tryptophan synthase subunit alpha — protein MNRIDQLFENKSKDILSIYFTAGFPELEDTLPVMQSIEEAGADIIEIGVPYSDPVADGPTIQESNMVALKNGMSLKKLFDQLEGFRDKISIPVVLMGYLNPIMQYGIEEFCKKCQEVGVDGLILPDLPMQQYLDEYKSIFDHYNLRNTFLISPQTSEKRVKEIDQYSDGFIYMVSSHSITGAKSGISPEQVAYFERVKALNLSNPRLIGFGISDNSTFAKASSYSNGAIIGSAFIKVLHNSNDLQKDIKNFIQSVKQG, from the coding sequence ATGAACCGAATCGATCAATTATTTGAAAATAAATCAAAAGACATTCTTTCCATCTATTTTACTGCTGGTTTTCCCGAATTAGAAGATACCTTGCCTGTTATGCAATCTATTGAAGAAGCAGGTGCCGATATTATTGAAATTGGGGTACCCTATTCAGACCCAGTTGCTGATGGCCCCACCATCCAGGAGAGCAATATGGTTGCCCTGAAAAATGGAATGAGCCTAAAAAAGCTGTTTGACCAATTGGAGGGGTTTAGGGATAAAATTTCCATCCCTGTGGTATTGATGGGGTACTTAAATCCTATCATGCAATATGGGATAGAGGAATTTTGTAAAAAATGCCAGGAGGTGGGTGTGGATGGATTGATCTTACCCGATCTTCCCATGCAGCAGTATTTGGATGAGTACAAATCCATATTTGACCATTATAATTTGAGAAATACTTTCCTGATTTCACCGCAGACCAGCGAAAAAAGGGTGAAGGAAATAGACCAGTATTCGGATGGATTTATCTATATGGTGTCCTCCCACAGTATCACAGGTGCAAAATCTGGTATTTCTCCGGAACAGGTAGCATATTTTGAAAGGGTGAAAGCCTTGAATTTGTCCAACCCCCGTCTGATTGGGTTTGGGATTTCTGACAACTCTACTTTTGCTAAAGCATCTTCTTATAGCAATGGAGCCATCATTGGAAGTGCTTTTATCAAGGTGCTTCATAATTCCAATGATTTGCAAAAAGACATTAAAAACTTTATACAAAGCGTAAAACAAGGTTAA
- the aroF gene encoding 3-deoxy-7-phosphoheptulonate synthase: protein MIIQVKPDITESQKESLIKEINQVGYKITEVITQEGTYLVGTGKAIFDIRRFGHHEGIQDIHIVSDDYKLVSKKWKVKHTSIDLGDGVFIKEGDMAIMAGPCSIESEDQISKVIDHLKENDIKIMRGGAYKPRSSPYSFRGLGIDGLKLWHSLAEKAGIKIITEVMQVSQIEEMYDYVDVFQVGARNTQNFNLLDELGKVDKPVMIKRGISGTIEELLQSAEYVFSGGNEKLIFCERGIRTYEKATRNTLDLNAVPVLKDKSHLPVVVDPSHGIGIRKFVHQMALAGVMAGADGIIYETHEVPEKAYSDGQQTLDFAQSSQLARQIRETFALRKSFELL, encoded by the coding sequence ATGATCATACAAGTAAAGCCTGATATAACAGAATCCCAAAAAGAAAGTTTGATCAAGGAGATCAATCAAGTGGGATATAAAATCACCGAAGTTATTACCCAGGAGGGAACTTACTTGGTAGGCACAGGAAAGGCGATTTTTGATATTCGCCGTTTTGGGCACCATGAGGGTATTCAAGATATTCATATCGTTTCCGATGATTATAAATTGGTATCCAAAAAATGGAAAGTAAAACATACCTCTATTGACCTTGGCGATGGTGTTTTTATCAAGGAAGGTGATATGGCGATCATGGCTGGACCCTGCTCCATAGAGTCAGAGGATCAGATTTCCAAAGTGATTGACCATTTGAAGGAAAATGACATTAAAATCATGAGGGGAGGGGCTTATAAACCGAGAAGTAGCCCATATTCTTTCAGGGGATTGGGGATAGATGGCCTAAAATTATGGCATAGTCTTGCCGAAAAAGCAGGCATTAAAATCATTACAGAAGTAATGCAGGTTTCCCAGATTGAGGAGATGTATGACTATGTGGATGTTTTCCAGGTAGGGGCAAGGAATACCCAAAACTTTAACCTCCTGGATGAATTGGGTAAGGTGGATAAGCCTGTCATGATTAAAAGAGGGATTTCAGGAACCATAGAGGAATTGCTTCAGTCTGCTGAATATGTTTTCTCCGGAGGAAATGAAAAATTGATCTTTTGTGAAAGAGGAATCAGGACCTATGAGAAAGCTACCCGAAATACTTTGGATTTGAATGCAGTTCCTGTATTGAAGGATAAATCCCACTTACCTGTGGTAGTTGATCCTTCACATGGTATTGGGATTAGAAAATTTGTACATCAAATGGCTCTCGCTGGAGTAATGGCCGGAGCAGATGGGATCATCTATGAAACTCATGAGGTGCCAGAAAAAGCTTATTCCGATGGTCAGCAAACCCTGGATTTTGCCCAAAGCTCTCAGTTGGCAAGGCAAATCCGGGAAACTTTTGCTCTGAGAAAATCATTTGAATTGCTTTAA
- a CDS encoding phenylalanine 4-monooxygenase, translated as MKYKAADWVFKDPRLKKMKQDYSAYTKEDFQVWKILFERQIVNLPGAASKAYLDGMKKINFSSDRIANFEEVNKILGETTGWGIQVVPGLIDDDLFFGLLRNRRFPSSTWLRKMEQLDYLEEPDMFHDSFAHMPLLTNQHYVDFLEDLGGIALKHIEDKWAVEMLSRIYWFTIEFGLIRENGELRIYGAGILSSAGESKFCLTDEPAHIDYDVRKIMRMPYWKDKFQDKYYVIESYEQLYHSIPEIERVLEEELANSSMGKGKEK; from the coding sequence ATGAAATATAAGGCAGCAGATTGGGTTTTTAAGGACCCCAGGCTCAAAAAAATGAAGCAGGATTACAGTGCCTATACTAAGGAGGACTTTCAGGTGTGGAAGATCCTTTTTGAAAGGCAAATTGTCAATCTTCCAGGAGCCGCTTCCAAAGCTTATTTGGATGGGATGAAAAAGATTAATTTTTCGTCTGACAGGATTGCCAACTTTGAAGAGGTCAATAAGATTTTGGGGGAAACCACCGGATGGGGAATTCAGGTGGTGCCCGGCCTGATTGATGATGATTTGTTTTTTGGTTTATTGAGAAACAGAAGATTTCCATCTTCCACATGGCTCAGAAAAATGGAACAACTGGATTACCTGGAAGAACCGGACATGTTCCATGATTCCTTTGCCCATATGCCCCTTTTGACCAACCAGCATTATGTCGACTTTTTGGAGGATTTGGGGGGTATTGCCCTGAAACATATTGAAGACAAATGGGCTGTTGAAATGTTATCCAGGATTTATTGGTTTACCATTGAATTTGGTTTGATCAGGGAAAATGGTGAACTGAGGATTTATGGGGCAGGTATTTTAAGTTCTGCAGGGGAATCGAAATTTTGCCTTACCGATGAACCGGCACATATCGACTATGACGTCAGAAAGATTATGCGCATGCCCTATTGGAAGGATAAATTCCAGGATAAATATTATGTCATAGAAAGCTATGAGCAGTTATACCATTCCATACCAGAAATCGAAAGGGTATTGGAGGAGGAACTGGCAAATTCATCTATGGGAAAAGGGAAGGAAAAATAA
- the hisH gene encoding imidazole glycerol phosphate synthase subunit HisH: MEVAVIKYNAGNVQSVLYAMERLGVNATLTDDVEQIKKADKVIFPGQGEAKSAMKYLRERKLDQLIKELKQPFFGICLGQQLLCEYSEENDTECLGIFPIQVKKFPPLDKVPHVGWNNLENLRSPLLEGLDDSAYVYYVHSYYAEVDPKYTIASTHYLEDFSALLHKDNYYAMQAHPEKSSVSGEKILTNFLNL; this comes from the coding sequence ATGGAAGTAGCGGTTATCAAATACAATGCTGGAAACGTCCAATCGGTATTGTATGCAATGGAAAGGTTAGGAGTCAATGCTACCCTGACAGATGATGTGGAGCAAATAAAAAAAGCCGATAAAGTAATTTTTCCAGGACAAGGAGAGGCCAAATCGGCCATGAAATATTTAAGGGAAAGAAAGTTGGACCAACTTATCAAAGAGTTAAAACAGCCATTTTTTGGAATTTGTCTGGGGCAACAATTGCTTTGTGAATATTCTGAAGAAAATGATACCGAATGTCTGGGTATTTTCCCCATTCAGGTCAAAAAATTCCCTCCTTTGGATAAGGTGCCCCATGTAGGCTGGAACAACCTGGAAAACCTCAGGTCGCCGCTACTGGAGGGGCTGGATGACAGTGCTTATGTTTACTATGTTCATAGTTATTATGCAGAAGTCGATCCAAAATATACCATAGCCAGTACTCATTATTTGGAGGATTTCAGTGCCTTATTGCACAAAGATAATTATTACGCCATGCAGGCTCACCCGGAAAAAAGCAGTGTTTCGGGAGAAAAAATATTGACCAACTTCTTGAATTTATAA
- the hisA gene encoding 1-(5-phosphoribosyl)-5-[(5-phosphoribosylamino)methylideneamino]imidazole-4-carboxamide isomerase encodes MEIIPAIDIIGGKCVRLTQGDYDQKKEYADNPLEIAKQFEQAGIRRLHLVDLDGAKAKTIVNKAVLENITSNTRLKVDFGGGVQSDETIQMAFEAGASQVTGGSIAVKNPRLFESWIKDHGPEKIILGADAKNRKIAISGWEETTEADVIDFIKNYHAKGIRYVICTDVAKDGLLQGPSIELYKEILQEIPGIKLIASGGVSQVKDLEDLEKAGVYGTILGKAFYEGRVTLEQMAAFV; translated from the coding sequence ATGGAAATCATTCCTGCAATTGACATCATTGGTGGAAAATGTGTACGCCTCACCCAAGGCGATTACGACCAGAAAAAAGAATATGCAGACAATCCCCTGGAAATTGCCAAGCAATTTGAACAGGCTGGGATCCGTCGTTTGCATTTGGTAGACCTGGATGGGGCAAAAGCAAAGACCATCGTCAATAAGGCTGTTTTGGAAAACATTACCTCTAATACCAGGTTGAAAGTGGACTTTGGGGGAGGAGTCCAGTCTGATGAAACCATCCAAATGGCATTTGAAGCAGGAGCTTCCCAGGTGACCGGGGGAAGTATTGCGGTCAAAAATCCCAGGCTCTTTGAAAGTTGGATCAAGGACCATGGTCCGGAAAAAATTATCCTTGGCGCAGATGCTAAAAACCGTAAAATCGCAATTAGTGGATGGGAAGAAACCACAGAAGCAGATGTAATCGATTTTATTAAAAATTATCATGCAAAAGGCATTCGCTATGTAATATGCACTGATGTGGCTAAGGATGGGTTACTGCAGGGGCCTTCCATCGAACTTTATAAAGAGATTCTCCAAGAAATTCCGGGGATCAAATTGATTGCGAGCGGTGGAGTTTCACAAGTAAAAGATTTAGAAGATCTGGAAAAAGCAGGGGTTTATGGAACGATTTTGGGTAAGGCGTTTTATGAAGGTAGAGTGACCTTGGAGCAAATGGCTGCTTTTGTATAA
- the hisF gene encoding imidazole glycerol phosphate synthase subunit HisF, whose translation MLTKRIIPCLDIKEGRTVKGVNFVDLRDAGDPVELAKIYSDEGADELVFLDITATVDKRKTLVDLVTRVAKTINIPFTVGGGISTVEDVKVLLNAGADKISINSAAVKRPEVINEMAAEFGSQCIVVAIDTRSVDGVDFVHTHGGRMPTLIKTQGWAKEVAERGAGEILLTSMDHDGTKAGFANDLTSEISSELSIPVIASGGAGNMIHFKDVFTAGKADAALAASIFHFKEIAIPDLKGYLDKEGVSTRV comes from the coding sequence ATGCTGACCAAAAGAATTATCCCTTGTTTGGATATCAAGGAAGGTAGAACAGTAAAAGGTGTTAACTTTGTGGATCTAAGAGATGCCGGGGATCCCGTTGAACTGGCAAAGATTTATTCTGATGAAGGGGCAGATGAATTGGTTTTTCTGGATATCACAGCTACGGTTGATAAAAGAAAAACCCTGGTGGACCTGGTCACAAGGGTGGCCAAAACCATCAATATCCCTTTTACAGTTGGAGGGGGAATTTCCACGGTTGAGGATGTCAAAGTTTTGCTCAATGCGGGTGCTGACAAAATCAGTATCAACTCTGCAGCGGTTAAAAGGCCGGAGGTTATCAATGAGATGGCCGCAGAATTTGGTAGTCAATGTATCGTGGTAGCAATAGATACCCGGAGCGTGGATGGGGTAGATTTTGTCCATACCCATGGTGGCCGTATGCCTACCCTGATCAAAACCCAGGGATGGGCCAAGGAGGTTGCTGAAAGAGGAGCAGGGGAAATTCTATTGACTTCCATGGACCATGATGGTACTAAAGCAGGTTTTGCCAATGATCTTACCAGCGAAATTTCTTCTGAACTCAGTATTCCGGTAATTGCTTCTGGCGGAGCAGGAAATATGATCCATTTCAAGGATGTATTTACAGCCGGAAAGGCGGATGCAGCCTTGGCAGCAAGTATTTTTCACTTCAAGGAAATAGCGATTCCGGATTTAAAAGGTTATTTGGATAAAGAAGGGGTAAGCACACGAGTTTAA